One genomic segment of Candidatus Methanosuratincola sp. includes these proteins:
- a CDS encoding FAD-dependent oxidoreductase: MERSFDVAVIGGGPAGYVCALRSAQLGKRVALVERDQIGGTCLNRGCVPMKAFLSVAKTIRDAKRASRSGLDVQMNLNFEKTASWTKYVVERSRKGIEFLLRSRGVELLKGEARFVSPGKIEVMPDGGLLGADSFVVATGSRPYDLPDVRFDSAGVISSDEVFSLRELPRSICIVGGGVIGVEMATALSEMGSKVTIVEIMDQLLPGWCTEVVKPVYDSLGKLGVDMRIGKRIVKLERVGGAIAEGARNGGETAGEGRCGCMSGSRYVATLSDGGTVECDYVLVAVGRKPNTDGIGLGEIGVELDQKGFVKVNERLETSVPGVYAAGDVIGVPYLAHRASDQGYQIAEIISGRRDKFEPLPVPSVVYSDPEIAVVGMDEAGATKIGVETVTGTFQLAALARAMTMNRPEGFVKLVADKGSRRIIGCQIVGANASDIIGACVLAVQTGMALEGLASSVMPHPTLVESLMECARVAAGEPLHGPPSERKESLR; this comes from the coding sequence ATGGAGCGTTCATTCGACGTTGCTGTGATAGGTGGCGGGCCTGCGGGATACGTCTGCGCCCTCAGATCCGCGCAGCTAGGGAAGAGGGTCGCCCTCGTAGAGAGGGACCAGATCGGCGGGACCTGCTTGAACCGCGGTTGCGTCCCGATGAAGGCCTTCCTTTCGGTCGCAAAGACGATCAGGGACGCGAAGAGGGCTTCTCGGTCCGGGCTTGACGTCCAGATGAACCTGAACTTCGAGAAGACAGCTTCATGGACTAAATATGTTGTTGAAAGGTCTAGGAAGGGTATAGAGTTCCTTCTCAGGTCAAGGGGCGTAGAGCTCCTGAAGGGCGAGGCCAGGTTCGTCTCACCAGGTAAGATAGAGGTCATGCCAGACGGCGGGTTACTTGGCGCCGACTCCTTCGTCGTGGCTACCGGGTCGAGGCCCTACGACCTGCCAGACGTCAGGTTCGACTCTGCTGGGGTGATCAGCTCAGACGAAGTCTTCTCGCTGAGGGAGCTCCCCAGGTCGATATGCATCGTGGGCGGAGGGGTGATCGGCGTTGAGATGGCGACCGCGCTCTCGGAGATGGGATCCAAGGTGACGATTGTGGAGATAATGGATCAACTGCTCCCTGGGTGGTGCACCGAAGTGGTGAAGCCAGTCTACGACTCTCTCGGCAAGCTCGGCGTGGACATGCGGATCGGGAAGAGGATAGTCAAGCTCGAAAGGGTCGGAGGGGCGATCGCAGAGGGGGCAAGGAATGGCGGTGAAACGGCGGGTGAAGGTAGGTGCGGCTGCATGAGCGGCAGCAGATATGTGGCTACCCTCTCGGACGGGGGCACCGTCGAATGCGACTATGTCCTGGTGGCTGTCGGGAGAAAGCCGAACACCGACGGGATCGGGCTTGGGGAGATAGGGGTCGAACTCGACCAGAAGGGCTTCGTCAAGGTCAACGAGAGGCTCGAGACTTCAGTGCCCGGCGTATACGCGGCTGGGGACGTTATCGGGGTCCCTTACCTGGCCCACCGCGCTTCGGACCAAGGCTACCAGATCGCGGAGATCATATCCGGCAGAAGGGACAAGTTCGAACCGCTCCCGGTGCCTTCCGTTGTATACTCTGACCCGGAGATCGCGGTCGTTGGGATGGACGAGGCAGGGGCTACAAAGATTGGTGTAGAGACCGTGACGGGAACTTTCCAGCTTGCCGCGCTCGCGAGGGCGATGACAATGAACCGCCCGGAGGGCTTTGTGAAGCTGGTGGCTGATAAGGGGAGCCGAAGGATAATTGGGTGCCAGATCGTCGGTGCGAACGCGTCTGACATCATAGGCGCATGCGTCCTGGCAGTCCAAACGGGGATGGCGCTTGAGGGGCTGGCTTCGTCGGTGATGCCCCACCCGACGCTGGTAGAGTCGCTGATGGAGTGCGCGAGGGTTGCAGCGGGGGAGCCGCTCCATGGGCCGCCTAGCGAAAGAAAGGAGAGCCTGAGATAG
- a CDS encoding lysylphosphatidylglycerol synthase transmembrane domain-containing protein has product MGTRFHLSPKKLAVIAGVAILLIYLYFVGFWEVVQIIMTLDPRTAVLAILIDVLCISLFTLSWKVLLAPPGMSFLRSFEVVLVSIFGDMMIPTGSVSGEIVRITMTTKKSRLSLGEATASVVLHRLILAVTFCGVLGLGIAFLATTDTKPLSAFYSFIVLGAATIAVSVVGAYLAVNSKKFEKHLCAFISKVAPLIKRVKRGYDAERSTAKAVSALCAFQGSMRGARKRVLFASAAIATVRYFLVALIPYLMFQSIGYPVSYWVVLVVSIFVSMVQLMPIGIPGLVGVIEVSMTGFFIGFGIPAGIAASVTILSRLVMFWFELLISGITTSYVGVKVALENGKGNGLETTVSSEKSLPDPSVSA; this is encoded by the coding sequence TTGGGGACCAGGTTTCATTTAAGCCCTAAGAAGCTGGCGGTAATAGCCGGGGTAGCCATCCTCCTGATCTACCTTTATTTCGTCGGCTTCTGGGAGGTCGTCCAAATCATAATGACGCTCGACCCGAGAACAGCCGTACTTGCCATACTGATCGACGTCCTCTGCATCTCGCTCTTCACGCTGAGCTGGAAGGTCCTGCTCGCTCCTCCAGGTATGAGTTTTCTCCGCTCCTTCGAGGTCGTCCTGGTCAGCATCTTCGGGGACATGATGATACCAACCGGGTCCGTCTCCGGCGAGATCGTTCGTATCACCATGACTACGAAGAAGTCGCGCCTGAGCCTCGGCGAGGCTACCGCGAGCGTCGTCCTGCACCGCCTCATCCTCGCGGTCACATTCTGCGGGGTCCTCGGGCTGGGCATAGCCTTCCTTGCCACGACCGATACGAAGCCGCTGAGTGCATTCTACTCATTCATCGTACTGGGGGCTGCGACAATAGCCGTCAGCGTCGTTGGGGCTTACCTGGCGGTCAACTCGAAGAAGTTTGAGAAGCACCTCTGCGCCTTCATATCCAAGGTCGCCCCGCTTATCAAACGCGTAAAGCGCGGCTACGATGCCGAGAGGAGCACCGCTAAGGCGGTGAGCGCCCTCTGCGCCTTCCAGGGATCGATGAGGGGGGCAAGAAAGCGGGTCCTCTTCGCATCCGCCGCGATTGCGACTGTTAGGTACTTCTTGGTCGCGCTGATACCCTACCTGATGTTCCAGTCCATAGGATACCCGGTCTCCTACTGGGTCGTGCTCGTGGTCTCGATCTTCGTCAGCATGGTCCAGCTTATGCCTATAGGCATCCCGGGCCTGGTCGGGGTTATCGAGGTCTCGATGACCGGTTTCTTCATTGGCTTCGGCATCCCGGCCGGCATCGCAGCCTCTGTTACCATACTCTCCAGGCTGGTCATGTTCTGGTTCGAGCTCTTAATAAGCGGCATAACCACCTCATATGTTGGCGTTAAGGTCGCTCTCGAGAACGGAAAAGGCAACGGTTTGGAGACAACTGTTTCTTCTGAAAAATCCCTCCCTGATCCATCGGTATCCGCCTGA
- a CDS encoding radical SAM protein: MAKIRKLPPKKYLSTLKYASLNYLCRDFRYPFYCTFKVIQRCDSRCEFCDVWRKRMPDMPTEKVLRIIDNVANSSVVLLSMEGGEPLLRKDIGDILEYVHTKPLYLLFTTSGKLIDRVPMRDYAKSIDFLHVSIDEGHGNLDLLESLPEYVTWGPTVCAQIVVMREHLKDLEWKVRQCHRVGAKAVVMPACHLPGTDNYLPEIAAFRDEVLRLKKRYPQTIITTERYLRTLDVPHSCNTASVLVDADGRLYYPCNINPVCSIDASEEPIMDFLVSERARECRARMRLCDRNCHCYLYFAMDSHLSIRSTVSALEPYLSGLF, encoded by the coding sequence ATGGCAAAGATCAGGAAGCTCCCTCCCAAGAAGTACCTGTCCACGCTGAAGTATGCTTCCCTAAACTACTTGTGTAGGGACTTCCGTTACCCTTTCTATTGCACCTTCAAGGTTATCCAGCGCTGCGACTCAAGGTGCGAGTTCTGCGACGTCTGGAGGAAACGGATGCCGGACATGCCCACTGAGAAAGTCCTCAGGATCATCGATAATGTGGCGAACTCGAGCGTAGTCCTCCTGAGCATGGAGGGGGGAGAACCGCTCCTCCGGAAGGACATCGGTGACATACTCGAGTACGTGCACACGAAACCACTGTACCTCCTCTTCACCACCAGCGGCAAGCTGATAGACCGGGTACCGATGAGGGATTACGCAAAGTCGATAGACTTCCTCCATGTCAGCATCGATGAGGGCCACGGTAACCTCGACCTCTTAGAGAGCCTCCCCGAATACGTCACGTGGGGCCCCACGGTGTGCGCCCAGATCGTCGTTATGCGGGAGCACTTGAAAGACTTGGAGTGGAAGGTGAGGCAGTGCCACAGGGTTGGCGCTAAGGCAGTCGTGATGCCCGCATGCCACCTGCCGGGCACTGACAACTACCTGCCTGAGATCGCTGCTTTCAGGGACGAGGTCCTCCGTCTGAAGAAGAGATATCCCCAGACCATCATAACCACGGAGCGGTACCTACGGACACTCGACGTCCCCCACAGCTGCAACACCGCCTCGGTGCTGGTTGACGCCGACGGGAGGCTATACTACCCGTGCAACATCAACCCGGTCTGCAGCATAGACGCCTCTGAAGAGCCGATCATGGACTTCCTCGTCTCGGAGAGGGCTAGGGAGTGCAGGGCGAGGATGAGGCTCTGTGACAGGAACTGCCACTGCTACCTCTACTTCGCGATGGACTCCCATCTCTCGATCAGGAGTACAGTCTCGGCGCTTGAACCGTACCTGAGCGGGCTATTCTGA
- a CDS encoding flavodoxin domain-containing protein: MQNALVVYGTRTGAAAFTAHEIAQELQRLGVETRVIDAKKEEVRSIDQYDLIVVGSGIQMGRWTGDADSFLKRFRKELAKKKVALFVNCGSAVESMNEGKPEVATNARRKYLEEKATQYGLTPVALGFFGAVYNFNEMPWIIRKGMEHERPKLASYRQPELGVYDTRDVEGIRDWARNLLAR; this comes from the coding sequence ATGCAGAATGCTTTGGTAGTTTACGGAACCAGGACCGGTGCCGCCGCGTTCACTGCTCATGAGATTGCCCAGGAGCTCCAGCGCTTGGGTGTTGAAACAAGGGTCATAGACGCCAAGAAGGAAGAGGTTCGGTCTATAGACCAGTACGACCTGATAGTCGTGGGGAGCGGCATCCAGATGGGCAGGTGGACTGGGGACGCCGACTCGTTCCTTAAGAGGTTCAGGAAGGAGCTGGCAAAGAAGAAGGTGGCACTCTTCGTCAACTGCGGATCCGCCGTCGAGTCAATGAACGAGGGCAAGCCTGAAGTTGCCACAAACGCAAGGAGGAAGTACTTGGAGGAGAAGGCTACCCAATACGGTTTGACCCCTGTGGCACTGGGCTTCTTCGGCGCAGTCTACAACTTCAACGAGATGCCGTGGATAATAAGGAAGGGTATGGAACATGAGCGCCCAAAGCTCGCTTCCTACAGGCAGCCGGAGCTTGGTGTTTACGATACGCGGGACGTAGAGGGCATCAGGGATTGGGCAAGGAATCTCTTGGCGAGATAA
- a CDS encoding phosphatase PAP2 family protein, whose translation MGIHERLQGTVERAFFGGRSTRLSEYLSYALGNVFLMLIVFFVLLNNIGYDWTGQLYPPGAGYRLDFLTGGLENGIPFVPEFVVFYVFLFYPFAAATMVFFGLVEYRRGYALGWALVAINAIALAVYVVFPVSTYWWRLEFLADPVQGFWAEQVYAFWEGDTSFNCFPSLHAAVSTICAYAWHRYRKVKPSVKTRGAELAAAFIAAGVVLSTLFVKQHYIADEIAGVALAIVVGKLLFDRLWKE comes from the coding sequence ATGGGTATCCACGAAAGGCTGCAGGGGACCGTCGAGAGGGCGTTCTTCGGCGGGAGGTCGACACGACTCAGCGAGTACCTTAGCTACGCGCTCGGGAATGTCTTTTTGATGTTGATCGTCTTCTTCGTGCTGCTTAACAACATCGGCTATGACTGGACAGGGCAGCTCTACCCGCCCGGAGCAGGGTACCGCCTCGACTTCCTAACGGGAGGGCTGGAGAACGGCATACCATTCGTGCCGGAGTTCGTGGTCTTCTATGTCTTTCTGTTCTATCCGTTCGCCGCCGCCACGATGGTCTTCTTCGGGCTTGTAGAGTACAGAAGGGGGTATGCGCTCGGGTGGGCCCTCGTTGCGATTAATGCGATAGCCCTCGCCGTCTATGTCGTCTTCCCAGTCTCGACCTACTGGTGGCGCCTCGAGTTCCTGGCAGACCCGGTGCAAGGCTTCTGGGCAGAACAGGTCTATGCGTTCTGGGAGGGGGATACGTCATTCAACTGCTTCCCGTCCCTCCACGCTGCGGTGTCCACGATATGCGCGTACGCCTGGCACAGGTACAGGAAGGTGAAGCCGAGCGTCAAGACGAGGGGCGCCGAGCTTGCCGCCGCATTCATAGCTGCGGGGGTCGTCCTCTCGACCCTCTTTGTTAAGCAGCACTACATAGCCGACGAGATCGCGGGAGTTGCATTGGCGATCGTGGTCGGGAAGCTGCTCTTCGACCGCCTCTGGAAAGAGTAG